CGATACTCAGTAAGAGAGAGGATTCCAGTTGAAGTAGAAGACCAAGATGATAATAGTCTTGATGTCCATTCATCAGACCAATCATTGGCCAGCTCACATTCAAATACTAGCAATTATGGAGGAAATGAAGGTAGTGTAAACCCCCATGACGATACTACACAGAGGAAAAGCCAAAACCATCACGAATTCTTGAAACCTCAGTATCATGACAAATTTTACCCAGAGTTTAAAGCTGACAGACATATACAAAGGGCATATATTAGTGAAGAAGACATGGTAATAGTTATAGCAGGCTATAAAACTTCCAAATTTATGTCTTTAGTATACAATTTATTGTGCATATTTACACTTGGTGGGCTGTTTCTAATAGGGAAGTGGCTACCTAAGTATAAAGTACGGATAGTCGGTAGGAAGGCTCCATTGGCAAAGGCAGAATGGTTGGTCTTGGAAAATGAACACGGCGAGTTCACCATTGAAGAACCAACGAGGGAATGGTACAATAGGACATTAAGCACCATCCTAATGCTCGATTCTAAAACTGAAACTGAAGAGTTTGAACATGGATTTCAGAGACACCACCATACTAGCGAAGAGAATCCCAATTTACCCATCTTGATTTCATTTCAGTACAGATATATTAAGTTCGTATACTCACCCTTGGACGACATATTTAAAACGAATAATAATTGGGTGGATTTTGATTGGGTTGATCTGGAAACAACCAGTAAAGGTTTATCTTCGGGTATTCAAGAGGATAGAGTACTTGCTTTCGATAAGAATCAAATCAATTTAAAGATGAAGACCACTTCTCAAATTCTCTTTGATGAGGTTTTACATCCCTTTTACATCTTTCAAGTCCTGTCTATAATCTTGTGGAGTTTAGATgagtattattattacGCAGGatgtatatttttgatatcattGCTTTCAATTCTTGATACTCTTATTGAAACCAAGAAAATATCTAGAACCTTAGCTGAGATGTCCCACTTCAACTGCGAAGTCCGTGTTTTGCGTGAAGGGTTTTGGTCAAGCATTCACTCTTCTGAACTTGTTCCTGGCgatatatatgaaatatCTGATCCAAATTTAAATCTCCTGCCTTGCGATTCTATCTTGCTCTCCGGTGACTGTATTGTCAACGAGTCAATGCTTACCGGAGAGTCAGTTCCCGTATCCAAATATCCGGCCTCAGAAGAAACTATCTTACAActatttgatgattttcAAAGCACACAGATCTCAACATTCCTTTCCAAATCCTTTCTCTTTAATGGAACAACTTTAATCAGAGCTAAAATACCCAATGGTGGATCTGTTGCATTAGCCATGGCAGTTAGAACAGGGTTTTCAACAACGAAAGGGTCTTTAATAAGATCGATGGTGTTTCCAAAACCATCTGGTTTTAAATTTTACAGTGATTCCTTCAAATACATTGGATTTATGGCAATAATTGCCTTTTTTGGATTTTCGATTAGTTGTATCAACTTCATTAAGCTGGGACTTGACAAGAGGACAATGATTTTAAGAGCTTTGGATATAATTACAATTGTTGTACCACCAGCACTGCCTGCTACATTGACCATAGGTACCAGTTTTGCTCTAAATAggttaaaagaaaaaggaataTTTTGTATTGCACCAACTCGTGTAAATATTGGTGGTAAAATTGACGTTATGTGTTTTGATAAAACAGGAACATTAACTGAAGATGGTTTAGATGTTTTAGGTGTTAGGGTATCATGTGCTGCTACAAGAAACAAAGCCTCTTTTAGTGACCTAATATCAGATACTCATGACATCTTCCCAAAATTCTCATTGAAAGATTGTAGTAACCCCGACGATTATAAGAGGAGAAATTTCCTAATTTCTTTATTAACTTGTCATTCTCTTCGGGTGGTAGATGGTGAATTATTAGGTGATCCTCTAGATTTTAAAATGTTTCAGTTTACTGGATGGTCTTACGAGGAGGACTTCCAAAATCATCAATTCCATTCGCTGTATGAAGAGCGCCATGAGGGTCAGAATTTCCCCGAAAACAATGATATAATACCAGCGATTGTACATCCGAATGACTCAGatgaaagaaacaaatttgTACAGAACGATCCTAACAATATTTTAGGTATTATAAGGAGTTTCGAATTTCTTTCAGAATTGAGAAGAATGAGTGTTATTGTGAAACcaaacaatgaaaatgtaTACTGGGCATATACAAAAGGTGCACCAGAAGTGATTATAGACATATGTAATCCAGCCACACTTCCATCTGACTATGATGATATCTTGAACTTCTATACTCATAGCGGATACAGGGTTATTGCTTGTGCAGGTAAAACACTTCCAAAAAATACATGGTTATATTCCCAAAAAGTACGCagagaagaagttgaatcTAATATGGAGTTTTTAGGTTTCATTATATTCcaaaacaaattaaaaGATGCTACTTCTCCAACTCTCTCCAAATTGAAAACTGCCAATATTAGAACTGTAATGTGTACCGGTGATAACGTCTTAACAGCAATATCTGTAGGTAAGGAGTGCCAATTAATTACAGAGGATCGTGTTTATGTTCCAACTGTTGCATATAGTGATATGACTGTACAACCTGTCATTCACTGgaatgaaatttcaaatgcTGAACATATACTAGATACTTTTACCCTACAACCAATAGATGATTATTCAGGACCATATACCCTGGCTATTACAGGTGAAGTCTTCAGAATAATTTTCAGCAATCAAGATAACTACTCTGAAGAGTATGTAAATGAGATACTGCTAAAAGGTAGCATATTTGCAAGAATGTCACCAGATGAAAAGCATGAGTTGGTGGAGCAGTTACAAAAAATGGATTACACTGTGGGCTTTTGTGGTGATGGTGCCAATGACTGTGGTGCACTGAAAGCTGCTGACGTAGGCATTTCTCTGTCTGAAGCGGAGGCCTCTGTGGCAGCGCCATTCACGTCTAAGATTTTTGACATAACCTGCGTCTTGGACGTTATTAAGGAAGGTAGAGCGTCACTTGTTACATCATTTGCTTGTTTTCAATACATGAGTCTGTATTCAGCTATCCAATTCATTAGCATCACAATTTTATACAGTAGAGGATCAAACCTTGGTgattttcagtttttgtACATCGATCTTTTATTGATTATTCCTATTGCAGTGACAATGTCTTGGTCAAAACCTTATCACGAACTGGCAAAGAAAAGACCCTCTGCAAATCTTGTTTCACCTAAGATATTGGTACCGTTGATTTTGGATATCgtgtttttgtttttatttcagtTCTTACCATGGATATGGATTCAAGGCAGGCCTTGGTATATCAAGCCTAttgttggtggtgatgaTGCAGTGCAATCATCTGATAATACAGTATTATTCTACATCTCTAACTTCCAATATATCTTGACGTCAGTAGTCTTATCAATTGGGCCACCATACAGGGAACCTGTCCACCACAATGTCCAATATGTCAGAGATATAGCCCTATCAGTTCTAGTAAGTTTTGTGATAATGCTAGTTAACCCCGATAGTAAGTTAGGCAACTTATTACAATTGACTTCGATCCCAACAGGGCTTATTATACTAATTCCTATATGGTGTATGTTAAATTACTATGTTCTGACTCATGTCCCACCAAAAGTGAAGCAATACTTCCGTAAACAGAGAAGTAGTAAGCTATAcaagaatatattgagAGACCAATCTCAGCAGTATGTAGTTTAATGAACAGACGTTTTGTGTTCCTGAATTGTACTATATCGTAAGAATTTATACATATTCTCTCAGATTTTAGTTTAAAGGATCAACTTGCTTATGGCAAATTATAAGGTCAAAACAGTTAAATATCGAAATACGCTTATTTTGCTGCATTTCTCATAGATAAGAAGCAGTTCCATACCACACCTACGGAACTGCTGAAGGGCACCTGATAGTGCTTAGGTATGACTAAAAAGTTGATGAATTGCATCATAGGCCAAATCATATAGTTACATCCCAGGGTGGTTACATATAGCCTTCTTATCTTCATACTAAAAGTGTATCTGTCACCTTGCTCTATCACATAATTGGAGTAcataaagaagaagtatAGGGATACCGGCGAGTATAACAATTGGTCAGTGAGAACCCGCTCAAGGACCTGAACTACCGTAGGATCTTCAGTATATATTGTGTTTAAGATAATATACCATGGCACCtggaaaaaagaaatgaaacCTCCCCATCCCATAAACCCTAACCATCTTCTAAAGTGAAAAGTGGCCACTTTCTCAGTATGATTGTATTCTATCTCGTCGTTGCTATTATCATACTCACCATAGTCATTGAACACAGACAAATTATCATCATTGTCAGAGTCTAGTAACTCTTCATTGGCTTCAAATATACCCCCAGGAAGTGGCATTACATTATAAGGTATCAAATTCTGGACCGTCTCATCTATTATTCGAGGCACTGGGTCCATCTCCCTAGAAAAATAGCACGTAATGCATTGTGCAAGTATATCAGACAGCCCAAATAGCATGCAATTAGACAATTGAGATGCTATTAGTCTATTATACTTGTACAGATCCTTGTAATGATTGAAATAATATCTCCACATGAGATTCAACCAGcaaaacattaaaaacCAATGCGTTAAGCTGATATGGAACACATTAGCAGTGAAGACTGTACGAAAGACGTTCCGCTGGCGTACTGCATAGTTATAAGCAGTTGAACCGTCCACTCCTGGAAGAGCAATGGTCATTTTTAATCGCAAC
This is a stretch of genomic DNA from Nakaseomyces glabratus chromosome M, complete sequence. It encodes these proteins:
- the YPK9 gene encoding putative acid anhydride hydrolase (CAGL0M11308g~Ortholog(s) have endoplasmic reticulum localization), with protein sequence MPYSQHGSSSHAQRTRASFSSARSNATSATLTSSVIIDHNNSESYAGAAFEAVPSSIVSFHRPHSFQSSHMMGSSLNSNMLERTTGAIHETEPLYQGNDHSRSSSNNRNFRFFTDEQVSQAEGIATLENTDYDIDWDAAPAYEQENRAGSYMGSRRSSIRDISRRSSLSTSPYGSIDHRGRSASKSRPRYDQVYQTSTHSSSSLSRYSVRERIPVEVEDQDDNSLDVHSSDQSLASSHSNTSNYGGNEGSVNPHDDTTQRKSQNHHEFLKPQYHDKFYPEFKADRHIQRAYISEEDMVIVIAGYKTSKFMSLVYNLLCIFTLGGLFLIGKWLPKYKVRIVGRKAPLAKAEWLVLENEHGEFTIEEPTREWYNRTLSTILMLDSKTETEEFEHGFQRHHHTSEENPNLPILISFQYRYIKFVYSPLDDIFKTNNNWVDFDWVDLETTSKGLSSGIQEDRVLAFDKNQINLKMKTTSQILFDEVLHPFYIFQVLSIILWSLDEYYYYAGCIFLISLLSILDTLIETKKISRTLAEMSHFNCEVRVLREGFWSSIHSSELVPGDIYEISDPNLNLLPCDSILLSGDCIVNESMLTGESVPVSKYPASEETILQLFDDFQSTQISTFLSKSFLFNGTTLIRAKIPNGGSVALAMAVRTGFSTTKGSLIRSMVFPKPSGFKFYSDSFKYIGFMAIIAFFGFSISCINFIKLGLDKRTMILRALDIITIVVPPALPATLTIGTSFALNRLKEKGIFCIAPTRVNIGGKIDVMCFDKTGTLTEDGLDVLGVRVSCAATRNKASFSDLISDTHDIFPKFSLKDCSNPDDYKRRNFLISLLTCHSLRVVDGELLGDPLDFKMFQFTGWSYEEDFQNHQFHSLYEERHEGQNFPENNDIIPAIVHPNDSDERNKFVQNDPNNILGIIRSFEFLSELRRMSVIVKPNNENVYWAYTKGAPEVIIDICNPATLPSDYDDILNFYTHSGYRVIACAGKTLPKNTWLYSQKVRREEVESNMEFLGFIIFQNKLKDATSPTLSKLKTANIRTVMCTGDNVLTAISVGKECQLITEDRVYVPTVAYSDMTVQPVIHWNEISNAEHILDTFTLQPIDDYSGPYTLAITGEVFRIIFSNQDNYSEEYVNEILLKGSIFARMSPDEKHELVEQLQKMDYTVGFCGDGANDCGALKAADVGISLSEAEASVAAPFTSKIFDITCVLDVIKEGRASLVTSFACFQYMSLYSAIQFISITILYSRGSNLGDFQFLYIDLLLIIPIAVTMSWSKPYHELAKKRPSANLVSPKILVPLILDIVFLFLFQFLPWIWIQGRPWYIKPIVGGDDAVQSSDNTVLFYISNFQYILTSVVLSIGPPYREPVHHNVQYVRDIALSVLVSFVIMLVNPDSKLGNLLQLTSIPTGLIILIPIWCMLNYYVLTHVPPKVKQYFRKQRSSKLYKNILRDQSQQYVV
- a CDS encoding uncharacterized protein (CAGL0M11330g~Has domain(s) with predicted integral component of membrane localization); its protein translation is MTIALPGVDGSTAYNYAVRQRNVFRTVFTANVFHISLTHWFLMFCWLNLMWRYYFNHYKDLYKYNRLIASQLSNCMLFGLSDILAQCITCYFSREMDPVPRIIDETVQNLIPYNVMPLPGGIFEANEELLDSDNDDNLSVFNDYGEYDNSNDEIEYNHTEKVATFHFRRWLGFMGWGGFISFFQVPWYIILNTIYTEDPTVVQVLERVLTDQLLYSPVSLYFFFMYSNYVIEQGDRYTFSMKIRRLYVTTLGCNYMIWPMMQFINFLVIPKHYQVPFSSSVGVVWNCFLSMRNAAK